The following are encoded together in the Jaculus jaculus isolate mJacJac1 chromosome 3, mJacJac1.mat.Y.cur, whole genome shotgun sequence genome:
- the Msantd2 gene encoding myb/SANT-like DNA-binding domain-containing protein 2 isoform X3: MEDYSQEDWGNHSQDLHGYPTDQDLDEIPISKRALKIKQETSEEAQKRDIMQNIVQILESVQLKWELFQSWTDFSRLHLSNKLAIFGIGYNTRWKEDIRYHYAEISSQVPLGKRLREYFNSEKPEGRIIMTRVQKMNWKNVYYKFLEITISEARCLELHMEIDWIPIAHSKPTGGNVVQYLLPGGIPKSPGLYAIGYEECIERPLSPHIERRSLDPGKEGRADLETLSAQASLQVEMEPTRITYCYLGIAEVRTLQQCLFLHFQANTKTFNKDWVGINGFLSQNCIVDPGVSPKSIYIKFVEVERDFLSAGSLVECLEKAIGYPLKFNN; encoded by the exons atgaaaTACCTATTTCAAAaagagcattaaaaataaaacaggagacTTCTGAGGAAGCACA GAAGCGAGACATCATGCAAAATATTGTACAGATTTTGGAATCAGTACAATTAAAATGGGAACTATTTCAGAGCTGGACAGACTTTTCAAGACTCCATCTTTCTAATAAACTGGCCATTTTTGGAATTGGTTATAACACCCGTTGGAAAGAGGATATCCGTTACCATTATGCTGAGATCAGCTCACAGGTGCCACTTGGCAAGCGTCTTCGGGAGTACTTCAACTCAGAGAAGCCTGAGGGACGGATCATTATGACCCGAGTGCAAAAAATGAACTGGAAAAATGTTTACTACAAGTTTTTAGAGATCACTATTAGTGAAGCTAGGTGCCTGGAGCTGCACATGGAAATTGACTGGATACCTATCGCCCACTCCAAGCCAACTGGGGGGAACGTTGTTCAGTATTTACTGCCAGGAGGGATTCCTAAAAGCCCTGGCCTTTATGCCATTGGCTATGAAGAATGTATTGAGAGGCCCCTCTCACCCCACATAGAACGACGTTCCTTGGACCCTGGCAAAGAGGGCCGAGCTGACCTGGAAACCCTTTCAGCACAAGCCTCATTACAGGTGGAAATGGAACCCACCCGAATTACCTACTGCTACCTCGGCATTGCTGAGGTCAGGACTCTGCAGCAATGCTTGTTTTTACATTTCCAAGCAAATACCAAAACCTTCAATAAAGATTGGGTTGGTATCAATGGGTTTTTGTCACAGAACTGTATTGTAGATCCTGGAGTTTCCCCCAAATCCATCTATATCAAATTTGTAGAAGTAGAAAGGGATTTTCTTTCCGCTGGCTCATTAGTTGAGTGCCTGGAAAAAGCCATTGGATACCCCTTAAAATTTAACAACTGA